ACAACGCAATTTTGACtttttctttaacaaaaaTGTGCTAACAGGTTGCATTTTCTCTTCTGCTTTTAGGTGTACATcaggaaacaataaattagGATAAAAACATCCGTCGGGTTATATTTGTAGAGCTACTCGTACGGGTACAAAGAGCAATAGCATTTCTATCACAGAAGCTGATATATCTGACACTCGGTTCGTTGAAGTCGTCCCGGTACCACGCACCAACTCCAAATACCCGCAATATATCACCCTCACGGGATCGTAGTGTGCGAGAATGGATGATTTTTCGCTAGCCTTCGACGACAATCGCCAGTCACTGTCGGTGGCAACGGCAGCCACCACGCTGGCCCAGCTTACGTCGCAGTTCGATGATCTACATCTTGGCAATGGCGATACGACGGCGGCCAGCCTGCTGAACGGACTAGTCGGTAGCGGGCTCAGCAGCATCAGTGGCCTGCACagtcaccatcatcacacGCTCGCATCGTTAGCCGGCGCAGACAGTGGGCTGATCGAACGGCATCACCATCTGAACGGGGGCATTGGCAATGGTTGCAGTAACGGTGGTGCCGGCACCGGTGGACAGTCGGCCAACGCCACCAACGTACTGGACACGTTCGTAGCGATGGTTAGCGGGCTGACCGGCGTGTGCGCGAATGGGCCCACCAATGGCGGTGGAAATGGTGGTATAACGCAGCAGGGCGGCGGCGGTGGCAataacaccaccaacaccaacaccaccctgaacagcaccaacagcaagcTCGAGGAGCGCCCGGTAAAGTATAAATCGCACACCGAGTGCGTCCCGGTACCGTCGTCCGAGCACGTGGCGGAAATCGTTGGCCGACAGGGGTGCAAGATTAAGGCACTGCGGGCCAAAACGAACACCTTCATCAAGACACCGATCCGCGGCGAGGAACCGATATTCGTCATCACCGGCACGAAGGAGGATGTGACGCGCGCCAAGCAGGAGATCCTCTCAGCGGCGGATCACTTCAGCACGCTACGTTCGTCGAAGAAGCAGGCGATTGCGCTGCTGGCGGAGAGCCGCAACATGCTCGGGTACAGCATGCCGGATGAGATCACGATCCAGATACGGGTGCCGCAGAAGGTGGTCGGGTTGGTCGTCGGTCCGAAAGGTGCGACGATCAAGAACATACAGCTGAAAACGAACACGTACATCATCACGCCGAAGCGCAACCAGGAGTCGGTGTTTGAGATAACCGGGCTGCCGACGAACGTGCACACGGCACGGCAGCTGATCGAGGAGCACATCGCAACGCGGGCCGGCACAACGTCCGCAACTGCCGGTGGCGGTgggaatggtggtggtggcagcagtgCTGGCagtggtagcagcagcagcagcagcagtagcagcaccaCCAGCTCGAGCGGTTCGTCCTCCTCGTCCGGGCACGGTATCGGGACGGGCGGCCTAAGCCGGTCCGGTTCCTCCAGCGTTGCCAGCAATGGGAACGGTCCGAACCTGGGTTGCCTGTCCGGTAGCGTAACCGGCAGTGCGGGCTCCCTCATCGGTGGTTTTCTTGGCGGTGGAGGAGGCGGTAACGGTCTGCTTAACGGGAACCAGTACCATCACCCACATCACCATCTGCCGGAGCA
This sequence is a window from Anopheles marshallii chromosome X, idAnoMarsDA_429_01, whole genome shotgun sequence. Protein-coding genes within it:
- the LOC128712063 gene encoding glycine, alanine and asparagine-rich protein-like, producing the protein MDDFSLAFDDNRQSLSVATAATTLAQLTSQFDDLHLGNGDTTAASLLNGLVGSGLSSISGLHSHHHHTLASLAGADSGLIERHHHLNGGIGNGCSNGGAGTGGQSANATNVLDTFVAMVSGLTGVCANGPTNGGGNGGITQQGGGGGNNTTNTNTTLNSTNSKLEERPVKYKSHTECVPVPSSEHVAEIVGRQGCKIKALRAKTNTFIKTPIRGEEPIFVITGTKEDVTRAKQEILSAADHFSTLRSSKKQAIALLAESRNMLGYSMPDEITIQIRVPQKVVGLVVGPKGATIKNIQLKTNTYIITPKRNQESVFEITGLPTNVHTARQLIEEHIATRAGTTSATAGGGGNGGGGSSAGSGSSSSSSSSSTTSSSGSSSSSGHGIGTGGLSRSGSSSVASNGNGPNLGCLSGSVTGSAGSLIGGFLGGGGGGNGLLNGNQYHHPHHHLPEQHPHHQQHQHHHHHHHHQGTLLNSGLSSALNDGGSNGGGGGLLGGIGEHDFEGNQFIIENLLEYFNNMSGTNAYNSPTSMGGGPGLATGTGTEHIPDFRSIWENLSESQTSVTTTDTDNSSLVWTLPSSPRNSVSYSPDDFIFQR